In Helianthus annuus cultivar XRQ/B chromosome 3, HanXRQr2.0-SUNRISE, whole genome shotgun sequence, a single window of DNA contains:
- the LOC110932084 gene encoding uncharacterized protein LOC110932084, which yields MAGSDKINSHPMENNDNARINLTGAELKALVDDAVKKALERQYEEYSGTRSRTLSIPHSKPPSKKDEPKKEDDERHPSNNHSDPSQRIILNQGPHDKGCSYKSAADLSLSLTLDIVRGMAAKASENGKRKREDENSRRSDRKSSGLKRDSQQSVEKTKCETCRKYHLGKCRFESQPLPCGICKSQEHKTLDCEKLKDATCYGCNERGHVKTNCPKNQKKPEEAKRTNA from the exons ATGGCTGGCTCAGATAAAATTAATAGCCACCCAATGGAGAACAATGATAACGCCCGAATTAATTTAACGGGTGCTGAACTAAAAGCGTTGGTAGACGACGCCGTTAAGAAGGCCTTAGAGCGGCAGTACGAAGAGTATAGTGGGACTCGTAGTAGGACCCTATCTATACCACATTCGAAGCCTCCTTCCAAGAAGGATGAACCCAAGAAGGAAGATGACGAGCGTCACCCTTCTAATAATCACAGCGATCCGTCTCAACGGATCATACTGAATCAAGGACCCCatgataagggttgctcctacaa GTCAGCGGCAGACCTGTCGCTATCTCTTACACTTGATATAGTCAGAGGCATGGCTGCCAAGGCCTCTGAAAATGGAAAGAGAAAAAGGGAGGATGAGAATTCCCGTCGCTCCGATAGGAAGAGTTCCGGGTTAAAAAGAGACAGTCAGCAGTCGGTTGAGAAGACCAAGTgcgaaacctgtaggaaataccacctcgggaaatgcagattcGAATCTCAGCCCCTACCTTGTGGAATTTGCAAATCACAGGAACATAAAACCCTGGATTGCGAAAAGctaaaagatgcaacctgttacGGTTGTAACGAGAGGGGGCAtgtcaagaccaactgccctaagAATCAGAAGAAACCCGAAGAAGCCAAAAGAACAAACGCATGA